A stretch of Methanococcus voltae PS DNA encodes these proteins:
- a CDS encoding site-2 protease family protein, which translates to MNYFDFSAEEIKEILISTFAIAIIFAWPLNLSQAGLINLLIALIAVGTGFIFHELGHRTVAKHYGAWSEYRAWYEGLAIALILKILIGITFIAPGAVYISKDYLTHEENGKISIIGPLINFGLAFIFLIPLILGVKIQNIYLWNLGIMGFLVNITLAWFNMLPIPPFDGSKVLSWNKGIWIGVFGVFTIFWLFNSTIVNTILGAFL; encoded by the coding sequence ATGAATTATTTTGATTTTAGCGCAGAAGAGATTAAAGAAATATTAATTTCAACATTTGCAATAGCAATTATATTCGCATGGCCATTAAATTTAAGCCAAGCAGGATTGATAAACTTATTAATAGCTTTAATAGCTGTAGGTACTGGGTTTATATTTCACGAACTAGGCCATAGGACTGTAGCAAAACATTACGGCGCTTGGAGTGAATACAGGGCTTGGTATGAAGGTTTAGCAATAGCCTTAATATTGAAAATATTAATTGGAATAACGTTCATAGCTCCTGGTGCAGTTTATATAAGTAAGGATTACCTTACCCACGAGGAAAATGGCAAAATTTCAATAATTGGGCCTTTGATAAACTTTGGATTGGCATTTATATTCTTAATCCCGTTAATTTTGGGCGTAAAAATACAAAATATATACTTATGGAATTTAGGAATCATGGGCTTTTTAGTAAATATAACACTAGCATGGTTTAATATGCTTCCTATTCCACCATTTGACGGTTCAAAAGTATTAAGCTGGAATAAAGGTATATGGATAGGAGTTTTCGGAGTATTCACTATCTTCTGGTTATTCAATAGTACAATTGTAAATACTATACTCGGTGCGTTTTTATAA
- a CDS encoding segregation/condensation protein A translates to MEFELWVRIIKENISKKQVDPWNINISDIANEYLETIKELRKFDIRLSADVVLVASILLRMKSEILYGECENAFDDEEEDEVVNEDDRMDEDYNDLETQPIPILTDPKTNENSTKQTTVTLDGLITTLQSELNKIKSKKPRKKRTQSPSTIATNLNNLIEEMVEEDDISDIMDYIIEELGNSKDGNFIFQEKFDTREKVIKNFLPSLYLANDGKIDLLQEELFEELYVQLKSKQ, encoded by the coding sequence ATGGAATTTGAGTTATGGGTACGGATTATTAAAGAAAACATTTCTAAAAAGCAAGTAGACCCTTGGAATATCAATATTTCAGATATTGCAAATGAATATTTGGAAACGATTAAAGAGTTACGAAAATTTGATATAAGGCTCTCCGCAGATGTCGTTTTAGTGGCTAGTATTTTGCTAAGGATGAAATCTGAAATTTTATACGGGGAGTGCGAGAATGCTTTTGATGACGAAGAAGAGGACGAAGTAGTCAACGAAGATGATAGAATGGATGAAGATTACAATGATTTGGAAACTCAACCTATCCCTATACTAACAGACCCAAAAACAAATGAAAACTCTACAAAACAAACTACTGTAACTTTAGACGGGCTTATAACTACGTTACAATCCGAACTTAATAAAATAAAATCCAAAAAACCGAGAAAAAAAAGAACTCAATCTCCGAGTACCATTGCAACCAATTTAAATAACTTAATCGAAGAAATGGTTGAAGAAGACGATATTTCAGATATTATGGATTATATAATTGAAGAATTAGGGAATTCAAAGGATGGAAATTTTATATTCCAAGAAAAATTTGATACTCGGGAAAAAGTTATAAAAAACTTTCTACCATCTTTATATTTGGCAAATGATGGTAAAATAGATTTGTTACAAGAAGAGTTATTTGAAGAATTATACGTTCAATTAAAATCAAAACAATGA
- a CDS encoding prephenate dehydrogenase/arogenate dehydrogenase family protein — protein sequence MNLNASKISVSIIGGTDGLGKWFAKFLKDSIKKNDNFNFEITVTGRNKEKGTAVSQELDLNYCSDNVEATKNADIVIIAVPISHTLSVIEEVAPHVQKGSILMDMTSVKEKPSLKMMEFTKTGVSIIPTHPMFGPSVPSIAEQVVILTPVERCDNKHFEKVKEFLENAGAKVIVVTPQQHDEIISVIQGLTHFVHISLGSTLRELGVSIKDSRNFASPIYEMMINMVGRIVGQNANLYADIQMNNDRVTTVHDTFINECIKLRDTVHNKDKKAFIEDMELTSAYFGEETKKGLYYSNKAVNAIVNENMALKESIGKEITLKHIYTGKMYNGILNNIIDDKLILKDLNDKKEYELNIYEFNLL from the coding sequence ATGAATTTAAATGCTTCAAAAATTTCAGTTTCTATAATTGGTGGAACCGACGGTCTTGGAAAATGGTTTGCCAAATTTTTAAAGGATAGTATTAAAAAAAATGACAATTTTAATTTTGAAATAACAGTTACTGGCAGAAATAAGGAAAAAGGTACGGCCGTAAGCCAAGAACTTGACTTAAATTATTGCTCTGACAATGTTGAAGCTACAAAAAACGCTGATATTGTGATAATAGCTGTTCCTATTAGTCATACTCTATCAGTTATAGAAGAAGTAGCCCCACATGTACAAAAAGGTAGCATATTAATGGATATGACTTCAGTTAAGGAAAAACCGTCTTTAAAAATGATGGAATTTACAAAAACTGGTGTTTCTATTATTCCGACTCACCCAATGTTTGGACCTTCAGTGCCTTCAATTGCTGAACAAGTTGTAATTCTCACACCTGTTGAGAGGTGCGATAATAAGCACTTTGAGAAAGTTAAAGAGTTCTTAGAAAATGCTGGGGCGAAAGTAATCGTCGTTACCCCGCAACAGCATGACGAAATTATAAGCGTAATTCAAGGTTTAACTCACTTTGTCCATATTTCATTAGGCTCTACACTTAGAGAGCTTGGCGTAAGTATAAAGGACTCTCGGAATTTTGCATCCCCGATTTATGAAATGATGATTAATATGGTCGGTAGAATCGTGGGACAAAATGCAAATTTATACGCTGATATTCAAATGAACAACGATAGAGTTACCACTGTTCATGATACTTTTATAAATGAATGTATTAAATTACGTGATACAGTTCATAATAAGGATAAAAAAGCATTTATTGAGGATATGGAACTAACCTCTGCTTACTTTGGTGAAGAAACTAAAAAAGGCTTATATTATTCGAATAAAGCCGTTAATGCGATAGTTAATGAGAATATGGCGCTCAAAGAATCTATTGGTAAAGAAATTACTTTAAAGCATATTTATACGGGTAAAATGTATAATGGAATCCTAAATAATATTATTGATGATAAATTAATTCTTAAAGACCTTAATGATAAAAAAGAATATGAATTAAATATTTATGAATTTAATTTACTATAA
- the thsA gene encoding thermosome subunit alpha: MASPNQGVLPENMKRYMGRDAQRMNILAGRIIAETVRSTLGPKGMDKMLVDDMGDVVVTNDGVTILREMSVEHPAAKMLIEVAKTQEKEVGDGTTTAVVTAGELLRKAEELLDQNVHPTIVVKGYQMAAQKCQEVLKEIACEVSSEDKEILTKIAMTSITGKGAEKAKAKLADIIVDAVSAVSENGEVEKDLIKIEKKSGASIDETELVKGVLIDKERVSAQMPKKVEGAKIALLNCAIEVKETETDAEIRITDPAKLMEFIEQEEKMLKDMVVEIKNAGATVLFCQKGIDDLAQHYLAKEGIMAARRVKKSDMEKLAKATGANIITNIKDLSAEDLGDAGIVEEEVISGDKMIFVKECKLPKAVTMLIRGTTDHVIEEVARAVDDAIGVVACTIEDGKIVSGGGSTEVELSMRLREFAEGIDGREQLAVRAFADALEVIPRTLAENAGLDAIEILVKVRAAHASNNKCAGLNVFTGEVEDMCENGVVEPLRVKTQAIQSAAESTEMLLRIDDVIAAEKLRGAPDMDMGGMGGMGGMPPMM, from the coding sequence ATGGCAAGTCCAAACCAAGGTGTATTACCTGAAAATATGAAAAGATACATGGGTAGAGATGCTCAAAGAATGAACATCTTAGCTGGTAGAATAATCGCTGAAACAGTTAGATCAACATTAGGTCCAAAAGGAATGGATAAAATGTTAGTTGACGACATGGGAGACGTTGTTGTAACAAATGACGGTGTAACAATCTTAAGAGAAATGAGTGTTGAACACCCTGCTGCTAAAATGTTAATCGAAGTAGCAAAAACACAAGAAAAAGAAGTTGGAGACGGTACAACAACTGCTGTTGTTACAGCTGGTGAATTATTAAGAAAAGCTGAAGAATTATTAGACCAAAACGTACACCCAACAATTGTTGTTAAAGGATACCAAATGGCTGCTCAAAAATGTCAAGAAGTTTTAAAAGAAATTGCTTGCGAAGTAAGCTCAGAAGACAAGGAAATCTTAACAAAAATCGCAATGACCTCAATCACTGGTAAAGGTGCTGAAAAAGCTAAAGCTAAATTAGCTGACATCATTGTTGATGCTGTATCTGCAGTAAGTGAAAACGGAGAAGTTGAAAAAGACTTAATCAAAATTGAGAAAAAATCTGGTGCTTCAATCGATGAAACCGAATTAGTTAAAGGTGTTTTAATCGACAAAGAAAGAGTAAGCGCACAAATGCCTAAAAAAGTTGAAGGTGCTAAAATTGCATTATTAAACTGTGCAATTGAAGTAAAAGAAACTGAAACAGATGCTGAAATCAGAATCACAGACCCTGCAAAATTAATGGAATTCATCGAACAAGAAGAAAAAATGTTAAAAGACATGGTTGTTGAAATCAAAAACGCAGGAGCTACAGTATTATTCTGTCAAAAAGGTATCGATGACTTAGCACAACACTACTTAGCTAAAGAAGGAATCATGGCTGCAAGAAGAGTTAAAAAGTCAGACATGGAAAAATTAGCAAAAGCTACAGGCGCTAACATCATTACAAACATCAAAGATTTATCAGCTGAAGACTTAGGTGATGCTGGAATTGTAGAAGAAGAAGTAATTTCCGGAGACAAAATGATTTTTGTTAAAGAATGCAAACTTCCTAAAGCGGTTACCATGTTAATCAGAGGTACAACAGACCACGTTATCGAAGAAGTAGCTAGAGCTGTTGACGATGCTATCGGTGTTGTAGCATGTACAATCGAAGACGGTAAAATTGTTTCAGGTGGAGGTTCAACAGAAGTTGAATTATCTATGAGATTAAGAGAATTCGCTGAAGGAATTGACGGAAGAGAACAATTAGCTGTTAGAGCTTTCGCTGATGCTTTAGAAGTAATTCCAAGAACATTAGCTGAAAACGCTGGTTTAGACGCTATTGAAATCTTAGTTAAAGTTAGAGCTGCTCACGCAAGTAACAACAAATGCGCTGGTTTAAACGTATTCACTGGCGAAGTTGAAGATATGTGTGAAAACGGCGTTGTTGAACCATTAAGAGTTAAAACACAAGCTATTCAGTCAGCTGCTGAATCAACAGAAATGTTATTAAGAATTGACGATGTAATTGCTGCTGAAAAATTAAGAGGAGCTCCTGATATGGATATGGGAGGAATGGGCGGAATGGGCGGAATGCCTCCAATGATGTAA
- a CDS encoding MFS transporter, which produces MVYMKEFKELKNNPMYYYLIPLSILATIGLQIWNTLFNNFGVDIVGINGLQVGMIQSIREIPGFLTFLVVYVLMVIKEHRLAALSIVISGIGVALTGYFPSVEGLMFTTFMMSLGFHFFETTNQSLTLQHFTKRQAPLMFGKIKSLSALGNIIIGIIIWFTASYWSLKYNYLVLGSIITLGGLYLLLNSPNVPETPPQKKKMMIKSKYWLYYVLNFLSGARRQIFMVFVLFLLVEKYHFSVIQVTTLFIMNNIISFLVYPKIAKYINVYGEKKMLSIEYTMLIFVFLIYAFVENPLVAALMYIVDNFFFNFAIGINTYFQKTAEPEDIAPSVATGFTINHILAVLMPLIGGALWLVNWKIPFVIGAVISCISLLFVQKIKYAK; this is translated from the coding sequence ATGGTATATATGAAAGAATTTAAAGAATTAAAAAATAATCCTATGTATTATTATTTAATACCGTTATCCATCCTGGCTACAATAGGTTTGCAAATATGGAATACATTATTTAACAACTTTGGGGTGGATATCGTAGGTATCAATGGTTTGCAGGTTGGTATGATTCAATCTATTAGGGAGATACCAGGATTTCTAACATTTTTAGTAGTTTATGTGTTAATGGTAATAAAAGAACATAGACTAGCTGCGTTATCTATAGTTATTTCAGGAATTGGAGTTGCATTGACAGGTTATTTCCCATCTGTAGAAGGTTTAATGTTTACAACATTTATGATGTCATTAGGATTCCACTTTTTCGAAACCACGAATCAATCTTTAACTTTACAACATTTTACAAAACGTCAAGCCCCTTTAATGTTTGGAAAAATAAAAAGTCTTTCTGCGTTGGGTAATATAATAATTGGAATTATAATTTGGTTTACCGCATCATATTGGTCACTGAAATATAATTATTTGGTACTAGGGTCAATTATAACACTTGGAGGGCTATATCTATTATTGAATTCTCCAAATGTTCCAGAAACTCCCCCTCAAAAGAAAAAAATGATGATAAAGAGCAAATATTGGCTTTACTATGTGCTTAATTTCCTTAGTGGTGCAAGAAGACAAATATTTATGGTTTTTGTATTGTTCTTATTGGTTGAAAAATACCATTTTAGCGTAATACAAGTAACTACATTGTTTATAATGAATAATATAATTTCATTTTTGGTTTACCCGAAAATTGCCAAATATATTAACGTATATGGCGAAAAAAAGATGTTATCTATTGAATACACTATGTTAATATTTGTATTTCTTATATATGCCTTTGTAGAGAATCCATTAGTTGCCGCTCTTATGTATATCGTGGACAACTTTTTCTTTAACTTTGCAATAGGTATAAATACATATTTCCAAAAAACAGCTGAACCGGAAGACATTGCGCCTTCTGTGGCGACAGGATTTACAATAAATCACATTTTAGCAGTTTTAATGCCCTTAATTGGTGGTGCATTATGGCTTGTAAACTGGAAAATACCATTTGTTATCGGTGCAGTAATTTCTTGTATTTCATTATTATTCGTACAAAAAATAAAATACGCTAAATAA
- a CDS encoding ABC transporter ATP-binding protein, protein MGDYKVTALKDINLDIRKGDFVAIIGSSGSGKSTMMNMIGCLDIPTEGDVYLYDKNISKLSESNLSELRGRSIGFIFQQYNLIPSMSALENVMLPLQFQDVNDKDAKKRTIRVLEMVGLGDRIKNLPTQLSGGQQQRVSIARALACNPDILLADEPTGALDSKTGTQVLKILQKLWKSGKTIIMITHDLNLAKYANTQVELKDGQIIRNELNKNRKDFEGLDDLNLE, encoded by the coding sequence ATGGGGGATTATAAAGTTACGGCACTTAAAGATATTAACTTAGATATCCGAAAAGGAGATTTTGTAGCAATTATTGGTTCATCAGGTAGTGGTAAATCAACCATGATGAATATGATAGGTTGTTTGGATATACCTACCGAAGGAGACGTTTATTTATACGATAAAAATATATCCAAGCTTTCAGAATCTAACTTGTCTGAATTAAGGGGTCGTTCAATTGGTTTCATATTTCAGCAGTATAATTTAATACCAAGTATGAGTGCACTCGAAAATGTTATGTTGCCCTTACAGTTCCAAGACGTAAACGATAAAGACGCAAAAAAAAGGACAATACGCGTTTTAGAGATGGTTGGTTTAGGGGACCGTATAAAAAATTTACCGACCCAACTTTCAGGAGGTCAACAACAAAGAGTCTCCATTGCGAGAGCTTTGGCTTGTAATCCTGATATATTACTTGCAGATGAGCCAACCGGTGCTTTAGATAGTAAAACAGGTACTCAGGTTTTAAAAATATTACAAAAATTGTGGAAATCTGGTAAAACAATAATCATGATTACGCACGATTTAAATCTTGCAAAATATGCAAATACGCAAGTTGAATTAAAAGACGGACAAATCATTCGAAATGAATTAAATAAAAATCGAAAAGATTTTGAAGGTTTAGACGATTTAAATTTAGAATAG
- a CDS encoding COG1361 S-layer family protein — MNIQRIITLLSVLLIFTIPAYAETTDYTYSDLAKFNDPEVIQLINMKMVNQNPDPAIAGDVFEFRVSVENIGGLSDGNYILEVNPKYPFEAVPGESLKSQIGVIADYQDGKDAIISKFKLKVAKGVYAGDYPVEIMLYKVGEKDTGLKKEIYINVANKEATEVKISKKEFNAGETTKMVFTIKNVGSANLKDVTFSWNTADNVLLPVGSGNSRYIQELDVGQSTDIEYDVSSSTDADPGLYQLNINMTFNDYKNGSKQSILTTAGVIITGNTDFEVVYSENQDNSYSFSVSNTGKIQANSVSVSVPRQDGWTISGPDTVIIGNLLQGDYTYASFSLSPEGNNQNITLNVKYTDDKGVRQTLKKVVNLPNNTDPTSEFSGLKGANDKSDGLDYSFVPYVIVGLLLVGGVAYYIIRRRKNSKKKLDI, encoded by the coding sequence ATGAATATTCAAAGAATTATCACGTTACTGTCGGTTCTATTAATTTTCACAATACCGGCATACGCAGAAACTACAGACTATACATACAGTGATTTGGCAAAGTTCAATGACCCCGAAGTAATTCAATTAATAAATATGAAAATGGTTAATCAAAACCCGGACCCTGCTATTGCGGGTGACGTATTCGAATTTAGGGTCAGTGTAGAGAATATTGGCGGTTTATCTGATGGAAATTATATTTTAGAAGTTAACCCAAAATATCCTTTTGAAGCCGTACCTGGCGAATCCTTAAAATCACAAATCGGAGTTATTGCAGATTATCAAGATGGTAAAGATGCAATCATCTCAAAATTTAAATTGAAAGTTGCAAAAGGTGTTTATGCAGGAGATTATCCTGTTGAAATAATGCTTTATAAAGTGGGCGAAAAAGACACCGGTTTAAAGAAAGAAATATACATTAACGTTGCAAATAAAGAAGCTACGGAAGTTAAAATAAGCAAAAAGGAATTCAACGCAGGAGAAACTACTAAAATGGTATTTACCATTAAGAATGTAGGTTCTGCTAATTTAAAAGATGTAACATTCTCATGGAATACTGCAGATAATGTTTTATTGCCTGTGGGTTCCGGTAATTCAAGATATATTCAAGAATTAGACGTTGGTCAATCTACAGATATCGAATATGACGTTTCTTCAAGTACTGACGCAGACCCTGGTTTATATCAGTTAAATATCAATATGACATTTAATGATTACAAAAATGGTAGCAAACAGTCAATTCTTACAACAGCGGGAGTTATAATAACTGGTAATACTGACTTCGAAGTAGTATATTCAGAAAATCAAGATAATTCTTATTCATTTTCTGTTTCAAATACTGGGAAAATTCAAGCAAACTCTGTATCGGTAAGTGTACCTAGGCAAGATGGCTGGACAATATCGGGACCTGATACGGTAATCATAGGTAATTTATTACAAGGAGACTATACTTACGCAAGTTTTAGCTTAAGTCCTGAGGGTAATAATCAAAATATTACTCTAAATGTAAAGTATACTGATGATAAGGGTGTTAGACAGACTCTTAAAAAAGTGGTAAATTTACCAAATAATACAGACCCTACGTCAGAATTTAGTGGATTAAAAGGAGCTAATGATAAATCAGACGGTTTAGATTATAGCTTTGTACCATATGTAATAGTTGGCTTACTATTGGTAGGTGGCGTAGCTTATTACATCATAAGAAGAAGAAAAAATTCAAAAAAGAAATTAGATATTTAA
- a CDS encoding ABC transporter permease: MNKLKLFNMSIKMVKNSKLRSWLTIIGIIVGVASVITIISTGELFQDKVSETISGFGGSTISIHAQNNGESSIHDKDPELTRTDVMVLQGLPVVKYVNPKVSVFAEATYGTKKTNFYVEGVDPGVWPQISDQKLLEGRMFSPSDRNVILITKDVAENSFDRKVGLNQMINLNGKSFRVIGILDDDRGISSFFASGVYIPYKMAYEIPEKEGLSRTKKRDVYDSIEIKLADDVDYNYSMNSIKKALRTSRHVTESTEDFTIFSSKDILEGTKDILNYITLFLAFIAGIALLVGSLGIANTMFTSVLEKTKEIGIMKSIGAKNRDILMLFLFNSALIGLIGGILGAIIGIAITQVIAYAIAMQMQTPYTFVISMNGIIISLSVSILAGLISGVIPAYNASKLKPVDALRHD, encoded by the coding sequence GTGAATAAATTAAAACTATTTAACATGTCAATAAAAATGGTTAAAAATAGTAAATTAAGAAGCTGGTTAACCATAATTGGAATTATAGTTGGCGTGGCTTCAGTTATTACCATAATTTCCACGGGTGAATTATTCCAAGATAAAGTTTCTGAAACTATTTCTGGTTTTGGAGGTAGCACGATATCGATACACGCACAAAACAATGGCGAAAGTTCTATTCATGATAAGGACCCTGAACTTACCCGTACCGATGTAATGGTGCTACAAGGTCTACCCGTTGTGAAATACGTTAATCCGAAAGTGTCGGTTTTTGCAGAAGCTACGTATGGTACTAAAAAGACTAATTTTTATGTAGAAGGTGTTGACCCAGGGGTTTGGCCTCAAATATCCGACCAAAAATTGCTAGAAGGTAGGATGTTTTCACCATCTGATAGAAATGTAATTTTAATTACAAAAGATGTTGCAGAGAATTCATTTGATAGAAAAGTTGGTTTGAACCAAATGATAAATTTAAATGGAAAGTCTTTCCGAGTAATCGGTATTTTAGATGACGATAGAGGAATTAGTAGCTTTTTCGCATCAGGAGTTTATATTCCATACAAAATGGCTTATGAAATACCTGAAAAGGAAGGTTTATCTAGGACTAAAAAAAGAGACGTTTATGATTCCATAGAAATTAAATTAGCTGACGATGTAGATTATAATTATTCAATGAATTCAATTAAAAAAGCTCTTAGGACTTCAAGGCACGTAACAGAATCTACCGAAGATTTTACCATATTTTCTTCAAAAGATATATTGGAAGGTACAAAAGATATATTAAACTATATAACTCTATTCCTTGCATTTATTGCAGGAATTGCATTACTAGTGGGTTCTTTAGGTATCGCAAACACTATGTTTACCTCAGTTTTAGAGAAAACAAAAGAAATAGGTATTATGAAATCGATAGGTGCTAAAAATAGGGATATATTGATGTTATTCTTATTTAACTCAGCTTTAATCGGTTTAATCGGTGGTATATTGGGGGCAATAATCGGAATTGCAATTACTCAAGTCATAGCTTATGCAATAGCAATGCAAATGCAAACACCATATACGTTTGTAATCAGTATGAACGGTATTATAATTTCATTATCTGTATCAATACTCGCAGGGCTTATTTCTGGAGTGATACCTGCTTATAATGCTTCAAAATTAAAACCGGTAGATGCTCTAAGACATGATTAG
- the carA gene encoding glutamine-hydrolyzing carbamoyl-phosphate synthase small subunit, translating into MYAVLILEDGTVIRGKGFGAESEVLGELVFNTSMTGYVEVLTDPSYKGQIVTMTYPLEGNYGVEKEWYESEAIHSEGFVIKDLTSNELDDFLKEHSIPGIYGVDTRYITKKIRSKGVLKSLLKSSKHEIKEEEIANLVKKISEYQDISEIELVSKVSTTKKIVHNPKNENNTNNNNKDAIKCVLIDCGVKSSIIDCLTERNCEVIQVPYNTTAKEILDEKPDFVLISNGPGDPELVTETIATIKQLIGKLPVTGICMGNQLLTLALGGKTYKLKFGHRGGNQPVKDLETGKVYMTSQNHGFATDYESIPEGYEIANINLNDDTVEGIHKLVVENENSTKMPVWSVQYHPEAGPGPHDARFLFDKMIEMALKYKN; encoded by the coding sequence ATGTACGCAGTTTTGATATTAGAAGATGGAACAGTTATACGAGGAAAAGGATTCGGGGCAGAATCCGAAGTTTTAGGTGAATTAGTTTTTAATACAAGTATGACTGGTTATGTGGAAGTTTTAACCGACCCATCCTACAAAGGACAGATAGTTACTATGACCTACCCATTAGAAGGAAATTACGGCGTAGAAAAAGAATGGTACGAGTCTGAAGCAATCCATTCAGAAGGTTTTGTCATAAAAGACCTTACAAGCAATGAATTAGACGATTTTTTAAAAGAGCATTCAATCCCTGGAATTTATGGCGTAGATACTAGATATATCACCAAAAAAATAAGGTCAAAGGGTGTTTTAAAATCACTTTTAAAATCTTCAAAACATGAAATAAAAGAAGAAGAAATAGCAAATCTTGTGAAAAAAATAAGTGAATACCAAGATATTTCAGAAATAGAATTGGTTTCAAAAGTTTCAACAACTAAGAAAATAGTTCACAATCCTAAAAATGAAAATAACACTAACAATAATAACAAGGACGCAATAAAATGTGTTTTAATTGATTGTGGTGTTAAATCAAGTATTATAGACTGTTTAACCGAAAGAAATTGCGAAGTTATTCAAGTACCTTACAATACAACTGCAAAAGAGATATTGGATGAAAAACCAGACTTTGTTTTAATCTCAAATGGTCCAGGGGACCCTGAATTAGTAACTGAAACAATTGCTACAATAAAACAATTAATCGGCAAACTTCCAGTCACTGGAATTTGTATGGGTAACCAATTGTTAACTTTGGCATTGGGTGGTAAAACTTACAAGCTTAAATTTGGTCACAGGGGTGGAAACCAACCTGTTAAAGATTTGGAAACCGGAAAGGTTTACATGACCTCACAAAACCACGGTTTTGCAACCGATTATGAAAGCATACCTGAAGGTTATGAAATAGCAAATATTAATTTAAACGACGACACGGTAGAAGGAATCCATAAATTGGTTGTAGAAAATGAAAATAGTACAAAAATGCCAGTTTGGAGTGTACAATACCACCCAGAAGCAGGACCTGGCCCACATGATGCAAGATTTTTATTTGATAAAATGATAGAAATGGCATTAAAATACAAAAACTAA
- a CDS encoding DUF7411 family protein, with amino-acid sequence MDLELRIRALESSKDALSLLDNRKLISKIDFDNLNKLHTDFWTDSLKLINTVSTTHKNKNNASNISNSKALVAFSGGVDSTISALLAKKLFKTDLITVYSPIIINNERKQEISNLAEKLGLPHTFVDVDLSEIKENTIKKKYHPCGKCHTAIENIALTYALNNGYDYVIYGDMLSTGSLSIHYLKNGIIRLNMPSFLALEKNDSRKLLKHEKINIVQSYGCNLLKIANKNKNMQKFTIQRILREVRAQVITKEEGLKNIKDILS; translated from the coding sequence ATGGATTTAGAACTTAGAATAAGAGCTTTAGAATCTTCAAAAGATGCTCTAAGTTTATTAGATAATAGAAAGCTTATTTCAAAGATAGATTTTGATAATTTAAATAAATTGCATACCGATTTTTGGACAGATTCTTTAAAACTAATCAATACTGTCAGTACTACTCATAAAAACAAAAATAATGCATCTAATATCTCAAACTCAAAAGCTCTCGTAGCTTTTAGTGGTGGTGTAGATAGCACTATTTCGGCATTACTTGCAAAAAAATTGTTTAAAACTGATTTAATAACAGTTTATTCCCCTATAATTATAAATAATGAAAGAAAACAAGAAATAAGCAATTTGGCTGAAAAATTAGGGCTCCCTCATACATTTGTAGATGTTGATTTATCAGAAATTAAGGAAAACACTATTAAAAAGAAATACCATCCTTGTGGCAAGTGCCACACGGCAATAGAGAACATAGCATTAACTTATGCTTTAAATAATGGTTATGATTACGTAATTTATGGCGATATGTTATCTACCGGCTCTTTATCTATTCATTATTTAAAAAATGGCATTATTAGGCTAAATATGCCCTCATTTTTAGCTTTGGAAAAAAATGATAGTAGAAAATTATTAAAGCACGAAAAAATAAATATTGTGCAATCATATGGCTGTAATTTATTAAAAATAGCCAATAAAAACAAAAATATGCAGAAATTTACAATTCAGCGTATATTGAGGGAAGTAAGGGCGCAAGTAATAACAAAAGAAGAAGGTTTAAAAAATATAAAAGATATATTAAGTTAA